The proteins below are encoded in one region of Verrucomicrobiales bacterium:
- a CDS encoding radical SAM protein, with the protein MKFDFDDRPFIVIWEVTRACSLACRHCRAEANLTQHPLELNTQEAFRFLEQVARCQPKLFVLTGGDPIRRPDLQTLIRHATDRGLRVSLSPSATPEFAEADLNAFKEAGVERISLSLDGASCETHDRFRGVAGTWNWTMEAIANAALAGIPIQINTTFTRQNLWEFDSFVRLLDEIRPALWSVFQLVPTGRGKVDDLLTGPQMEELFERLARLSRTAPYDIKTTEGQHYRRVVLQQAHGAKPSGARAPLGINDGKGFVFVSHIGNIQPSGFLPLTAGNVRKDELLDVYRNSPLFRELRNPSLLKGKCGRCEFKTICGGSRARSYAMTGDYLGEEPLCVYQPPLRTAESSQTTVG; encoded by the coding sequence ATGAAGTTCGATTTTGACGACCGGCCGTTCATCGTGATCTGGGAGGTGACGCGTGCGTGCAGCCTCGCCTGCCGCCATTGCCGAGCCGAAGCGAACCTGACCCAGCATCCACTGGAACTGAACACACAAGAGGCGTTCCGGTTCCTCGAGCAGGTGGCACGCTGCCAACCGAAACTCTTCGTGCTGACAGGCGGCGATCCCATTCGCCGACCCGATCTCCAAACTCTCATCCGTCACGCGACCGATCGAGGGCTGCGCGTGAGCTTGAGTCCCAGTGCGACGCCGGAGTTTGCGGAGGCGGACCTCAACGCGTTCAAGGAGGCGGGAGTCGAACGCATCTCGCTCAGTCTCGACGGCGCAAGCTGCGAAACGCACGACCGTTTTCGCGGCGTCGCAGGCACCTGGAACTGGACCATGGAAGCCATCGCCAACGCCGCGCTGGCTGGCATTCCGATTCAGATCAACACCACTTTTACCCGCCAGAACCTTTGGGAGTTCGACTCGTTTGTCCGCCTGCTCGATGAGATTCGTCCCGCACTCTGGAGCGTCTTTCAACTGGTTCCAACCGGGCGGGGCAAGGTGGACGATCTGTTGACAGGACCGCAGATGGAAGAATTGTTCGAACGGCTGGCTCGTCTGTCCCGCACTGCGCCCTACGACATCAAGACCACCGAAGGCCAGCACTACCGCCGCGTGGTCTTGCAACAAGCACACGGCGCGAAACCTTCTGGAGCGCGCGCGCCGCTCGGCATCAACGACGGCAAGGGCTTCGTCTTCGTCTCGCACATCGGGAACATCCAACCCAGCGGTTTTCTCCCGTTGACCGCTGGCAACGTGCGCAAGGACGAATTGCTCGACGTTTACCGGAACAGCCCGCTCTTCCGCGAGCTGCGCAACCCCAGTTTGCTGAAGGGCAAGTGCGGACGCTGCGAATTCAAAACGATTTGCGGCGGTTCGCGCGCCCGGTCCTATGCGATGACGGGAGATTACCTTGGCGAGGAACCGTTATGTGTCTATCAGCCTCCGCTCCGAACTGCGGAGAGTTCCCAAACGACTGTGGGTTAA